One segment of Panicum virgatum strain AP13 chromosome 3K, P.virgatum_v5, whole genome shotgun sequence DNA contains the following:
- the LOC120700397 gene encoding paired amphipathic helix protein Sin3-like 4 isoform X1: MAPPAPAPQGNLTTNDALTYLKNVKEKFQDRRHKYDEFLEVMRDFKSNKIDTAGVILRVKTLFHGHSDLILGFNAFLPKGYEIKHEDLDRKPVDFAMAISFVNRIKSRFQQEDRVYKSFLAILNMYRMHNKPIQDVYEEVAKLLRSHPDLLEEFKNFLPENPTPPQVATVSRVRHARSVQTIKRERAFPTTADPDSSVDRPDSEHVVQRSTEEKNRNACHNQDRRDYERNDKYDNRELCGRKPQRKVEGTGDDTLGGPSISPLSLNDNYVLMKSSNTQEFHFCEKVKVKLEPEAYQKFLKCLHIYSQEIITISELKRLVKDILQHYPDLVSGFNEFLEHCENIDGFLEGLLNDIFWNEGQTSRTDKTLEKERDKEQGDPEKERYKERGKPEKASPFNSKEGASHKATAVPSKEKYNLCKPISELDLSNCQRCTPSYRLLPKNYPMPLASNLTEIGAAVLNDLWVSVTSGSEDYSFKHMRKNQYEESLFRCEDDRFELDILLESVNSTIKRVEELIEKMDKSFKPDSSIDIDEHLNTLNMRCIERVYGDHGLDVVDVLRKNADVALPVILTRLKQKQEEWSRCQSDFNKIWAEIYAKNYHKSLDHRSFYFKQQDTKNLSAKVLLSEIKEINENKRKGDDVLLAVAAGNRRPIVPNMSFEYVDSDIHEDLYQIIKYSCGELCSSSDQVDKAMRIWTTFLEPILGIQHQGHGTEDAGMVKAKSRTRKVSLACGEKRNNATPNGTVAVKPANGDENILKECVQPPRAIFVNEATEDAQDCSHEGEQTFSRDEDLPNAAMHGRVQNASSAADKVATAQNISTKGSVGNTDLSPTEKNQCRANMDLVPVLNGLGNTTSAGAKAVVELKGRNETILSTGKREAGTIKSLHGVGANPFNKYSGSHSNLKPEREEGELSPNGDFGEENFGVFQVEASDGTSNLKEGSACRPLQGRHKEVVKFAGENNADADDEGDESAQRSTEDSENASEAGEDASGSESGGGEEFSREDHEEEEDGMDPDTNSQSDGGAEVTDAQDLDVGISLSFSERLHSTVKPLYKYVASTLQNHDDKDAHIFYGNDSFYVLFRLHQVLYERILSAKIHSSTLEKKWKASKDTKSSDQYSKFISALYSLLDGSSDSTKFEDDCRSIIGTQSYVLFTLDKLIYKVVKQLQAVASDEMDNKLLQLYLYEKSRSPGRFLDLVYHENARVLLHDESIYRFECHSNPTRLSVQLMEYGNEKPEVTAVTFDPTFSQYLYNDYLSSIQDTKLADDVFLRRNKRKQGGNDDPPASLKTMDNIMFVNGLECKISCKTSKVSYVLDTEDFLFRMRKRRRAPSSGTMPAEANFAKAYTVKSQEFHRFLSRP, translated from the exons atggcgccgccggcgccggcgccgcagggGAACCTCACCACCAACGACGCCCTCACCTACCTCAAGAACGTCAAGGAGAAGTTCCAGGACAGGCGCCACAAGTACGACGAGTTCCTCGAGGTCATGCGCGATTtcaagagcaacaagatcgACACCGCCGGCGTCATCCTCCGCGTCAAGACCCTGTTCCACGGCCACTCCGACCTGATCCTCGGCTTCAACGCCTTCCTCCCCAAGGGGTACGAGATCAAGCACGAGGACCTCGACAGGAAGCCCGTCGATTTTGCCATGGCCATCAGCTTTGTCAACAGGATTAAG AGCCGATTCCAGCAGGAGGACCGTGTCTACAAGTCATTCCTCGCGATCCTCAACATGTACCGCATGCATAACAAGCCCATCCAAGATGTTTATGAGGAG GTCGCGAAACTGCTCCGAAGCCATCCTGATTTGCTTGAGGAgttcaagaacttcttgccggAAAACCCCACGCCTCCACAGGTAGCCACCGTCTCTAGAGTCAGGCATGCTAGGAGTGTTCAGACCATCAAG AGGGAGAGAGCTTTTCCGACAACTGCTGATCCTGACTCCAGTGTTGATCGCCCTGATTCTGAGCATGTTGTCCAGAGGAGTACTGAGGAGAAAAATCGCAATGCCTGCCACAATCAGGATAGAAGAGATTATGAAAGGAATGATAAATATGACAATAGAGAGCTATGTGGCCGTAAACCACAAAGAAAGGTGGAGGGTACAGGTGATGATACACTAGGGGGGCCTAGCATCTCTCCTTTATCATTGAATGATAATTATGTACTGATGAAAA GTTCAAACACACAAGAGTTTCACTTTTGCGAAAAAGTGAAGGTGAAGCTAGAGCCTGAAGCTTACCAAAAGTTCTTGAAATGCCTTCACATATACAGCCAAGAAATTATTACAATAAGTGAATTGAAAAGATTG GTAAAGGACATACTTCAGCACTACCCCGATCTTGTGAGTGGATTCAATGAATTCTTGGAACATTGTGAAAACATAG ATGGCTTTCTGGAAGGACTCTTAAATGATA TATTCTGGAATGAAGGGCAAACATCACGGACAGATAAGACTctggaaaaagagagagacaaAGAGCAGGGAGATCCTGAGAAAGAGAGATATAAGGAACGGGGAAAACCTGAAAAAGCATCGCCATTCAATTCTAAGGAAGGAGCTAGTCACAAAGCTACTGCAGTCCCAAGCAAAGAAAAATATAACTTATGCAAACCAATATCAGAGCTTGATCTGTCAAACTGTCAGCGGTGCACTCCAAGTTACCGACTTTTGCCTAAAAAT TATCCAATGCCTCTTGCAAGCAACCTGACTGAAATTGGAGCTGCAGTGCTTAATGATCTCTGGGTATCAGTGACCTCTGGAAGTGAAGACTATTCATTTAAGCACATGCGCAAAAATCAGTATGAAGAAAGCTTGTTTAGATGTGAAGATGACAG GTTTGAGCTGGACATACTGTTGGAATCCGTTAATTCCACAATTAAGCGGGTTGAAGAGTTGATAGAAAAGATGGACAAATCATTTAAACCAGACAGCTCAATCGACATCGATGAACATTTGAATA CTCTGAATATGAGGTGCATTGAGCGGGTATATGGTGACCATGGACTTGATGTCGTGGATGTTCTTCGCAAAAACGCTGATGTGGCATTACCAGTTATTTTAACCAGGCTTAAACAAAAGCAGGAGGAATGGTCAAGGTGCCAGTCAGATTTTAATAAAATTTGGGCtgaaatatatgcaaaaaattATCACAAATCTCTCGACCATCGCAGTTTCTATTTCAAACAACAAGATACAAAGAATCTGAGCGCAAAAG TTCTATTGTCTGAGATTAAAGAAATCAATGAGAACAAAAGGAAGGGGGATGATGTGTTACTTGCAGTTGCAGCTGGCAACAGGCGGCCTATAGTTCCCAATATGTCATTTGAGTATGTAGATTCAGACATTCACGAAGATCTTTACCAGATCATCAAATACTCTTGTGGAGAACTCTGCAGTTCTTCAGATCAAGTTGACAAAGCGATGAGAATCTGGACAACATTTTTGGAGCCTATATTGGGTATTCAACATCAAGGTCATGGCACTGAAGATGCAGGTATGGTGAAAGCAAAGAGTCGAACCAGAAAAGTCAGTTTGGCATGCGGTGAGAAAAGAAATAATGCAACACCAAATGGTACAGTTGCTGTTAAGCCTGCCAATGGTGATGAAAATATTCTAAAGGAATGTGTACAACCTCCTCGTGCTATATTTGTAAATGAAGCTACAGAAGATGCCCAAGATTGTTCCCATGAAGGTGAGCAAACTTTCAGCAGAGATGAGGACTTACCAAATGCTGCAATGCATGGAAGAGTACAAAACGCCAGTTCTGCAGCTGACAAAGTagctactgcacaaaacatcTCCACCAAAGGATCTGTGGGGAACACTGATCTTTCTCCGACTGAAAAAAATCAGTGTAGAGCAAATATGGACCTTGTACCAG TTCTCAATGGTTTAGGTAATACTACCTCTGCTGGAGCTAAGGCTGTGGTCGAATTGAAGGGTAGGAATGAAACAATTCTGTCTACAGGG AAAAGAGAAGCTGGGACAATCAAATCTTTGCATGGAGTGGGTGCTAATCCATTTAATAAATATTCTGGTTCACACAGCAATTTAAAGCCAGAaagagaagaaggtgaattATCTCCTAATGGTGATTTTGGAGAGGAAAACTTTGGTGTTTTCCAAGTTGAAGCTTCAGATGGAACTTCTAATCTGAAGGAAGGTTCAGCCTGCAGACCTCTCCAGGGCAGACATAAGGAAGTTGTCAAGTTTGCTGGCGAGAATAATGCTGATGCAGATGATGAAGGTGATGAGAGTGCCCAGAGGTCTACAGAGGATAGTGAAAATGCATCTGAGGCTGGTGAAGATGCCTCTGGCAGCGAATCTGGTGGTGGTGAGGAATTTTCTCGAGAAGatcatgaggaagaagaggatggtaTGGACCCTGATACAAATTCCCAAAGTGACGGTGGGGCAGAGGTCACGGATGCACAAGATCTGGATGTAGGAATATCACTGTCATTTTCAGAACGTTTGCACAGCACAGTTAAACCACTTTACAAGTATGTTGCCTCCACATTACAAAACCATGACGATAaagatgcacatatattttatgGAAACGATTCGTTTTATGTTCTGTTCAGGCTACATCAG GTCTTATATGAGAGAATATTGTCAGCTAAGATACACTCTTCCACATTAGAGAAGAAGTGGAAGGCTTCAAAGGATACAAAATCTTCAGACCAATATTCGAA GTTTATCAGTGCCCTATACAGCTTGCTTGATGGTTCTTCTGACAGCACCAAATTCGAAGACGACTGCCGCTCCATCATTGGGACTCAATCATATGTTCTCTTTACTTTAGATAAACTGATATACAAAGTTGTGAAGCAG CTTCAAGCAGTAGCATCTGATGAAATGGACAACAAGCTTCTCCAGCTTTATCTGTATGAAAAATCCAGATCTCCTGGGAGATTCCTTGATCTGGTATATCATGAAAATGCACGTGTCCTTCTCCATGATGAGAGCATATACCGATTTGAATGC CATTCAAATCCTACAAGATTATCTGTTCAACTCATGGAGTATGGGAATGAAAAACCTGAAGTGACAGCTGTCACATTTGATCCAACCTTTTCACAATATCTTTATAATGATTATCTGTCAAGTATTCAAGATACCAAATTGGCTGATGATGTCTTCCTTAGGAG GAATAAGCGGAAGCAAGGGGGAAATGATGACCCCCCAGCTTCATTGAAGACCATGGACAATATCATGTTTGTCAATGGTCTTGAGTGCAAGATATCTTGCAAAACCTCAAAG GTTTCCTATGTCCTTGACACCGAGGATTTCTTATTTCGAATGAGAAAGAGGAGGAGAGCTCCATCTAGTGGAACCATGCCTGCAGAGGCAAATTTTGCGAAAGCTTATACTGTAAAATCACAAGAATTTCATAGATTTCTCTCCAGGCCGTAG